One stretch of Streptomyces hygroscopicus DNA includes these proteins:
- a CDS encoding ABC transporter permease: protein MAATARIADGPALRPDGAAPTPKVHQPVKARGPWRTGLLLASPAIAVLALLFIAPLFMLVYNSFRTQAGDPTLQNYTRFLGDSFYRDVLWHTLWIGALTTLGCLVVGYPFAVYLRGRSPRARNYLSLVLLSPLLISMVTRAYGWLVLLGPKGPIADGFHAVGLDAPKMLYNDTAVVIGMVHVMLAYMVLPLMGSLDRIDPALTPAAKGLGASGWTCFWRITVPLSLPGMLAGSLIVFSLTVSSFVTPAILGGPTVKLMPYFVYTEATSNLNWPYAAAIGFVLIVVTTILTAVYARLLRGRGGKEVFA, encoded by the coding sequence ATGGCAGCCACAGCACGCATCGCTGACGGCCCGGCCCTGAGGCCCGACGGCGCCGCGCCGACCCCGAAGGTTCACCAGCCGGTCAAGGCGCGCGGCCCCTGGCGGACCGGACTACTGCTGGCCTCCCCCGCCATCGCCGTGCTCGCCCTGCTCTTCATCGCACCACTGTTCATGCTGGTGTACAACAGCTTCCGCACCCAGGCGGGCGATCCCACACTGCAGAACTACACGCGGTTCCTCGGGGATTCCTTCTACCGGGACGTGCTGTGGCACACCCTGTGGATCGGCGCGCTGACCACCCTCGGCTGCCTCGTCGTGGGCTACCCGTTCGCCGTCTATCTGCGCGGACGCTCGCCCCGGGCCCGCAACTACCTCTCCCTCGTGCTGCTGTCGCCACTGCTCATCTCCATGGTGACCAGGGCGTACGGGTGGCTGGTGCTGCTCGGGCCGAAGGGACCGATCGCGGACGGGTTCCACGCCGTGGGCCTGGACGCGCCGAAGATGCTGTACAACGACACCGCGGTCGTCATCGGCATGGTGCATGTGATGCTCGCCTATATGGTGCTCCCGCTGATGGGCAGCCTGGACCGGATCGACCCGGCCCTCACGCCCGCGGCCAAGGGCCTGGGGGCGAGCGGCTGGACATGCTTCTGGCGGATCACCGTCCCGCTGTCCTTGCCGGGGATGCTCGCCGGTTCGCTGATCGTGTTCAGCCTGACCGTCTCCAGCTTCGTCACCCCGGCGATTCTGGGCGGGCCCACGGTGAAGCTGATGCCGTACTTCGTCTACACCGAGGCGACGTCCAACCTGAACTGGCCGTACGCGGCGGCGATCGGCTTCGTGCTGATCGTGGTGACGACGATTCTCACGGCCGTGTACGCCCGGCTGCTGCGCGGGCGTGGCGGCAAGGAGGTGTTCGCGTGA